ATGAAATCTGTCAAACTCAATTCCGTTCGGTGCGTATTTACATGTTTTACCAAATTCCGTCTTTAACCACGATTCACACCATTTAGATATTGTAAGATATTTTATATTTTCATTTTCAGAATACGTTCTATTTGCTTGAATTCTCAATGGGTCACCCGACTGATAAAAATTGGTCTCATAATTTTGTACTAAATAATATTTATTCTTTATTTTCGAATTTCTATTTAGTATTTGTACTGTCGTCCACATTGTAGCTACCGCAGCATCTATACTTCCTTCTAGCACACCTTCATTTGCATGTAACACCGGTATTTTCTGTGCTTTTACAGTACACCAATTTTCTTTTGCATTCAAATATGCCACTGACACATCGTATCCACGTTTTTGCATTATAGCAGCATGATTCAATGTAACCATTACCCCGCCACTAATCTCAAGTGATGGTAACACAAAAATAATATTCTTATGGAATTTTTTCTTTAGGAACTCTGCTAACTTATATCCTGTCTTATAGGCAAGCCAGCGTTCTCTACACACATACCAAGCGTTCCTTGCAATACGATTTCGCTTATCTGGATTTTCTATCAAATCAACAAGTGCTTCTTTCCAGTCTTCTACTGAAGAACATAAAATTCCAGTTTCACCAGATTCTATACATTCTTCAAATGCTCCAAGATTACTAGCAATTGTCGGAACCTGAACCAATGCAGCTTCCATCCATTTGTTTTCTGATTTTGCAGCATTAAATAATGTGTCTGTTAATGGTGCTAGATTTATATCCACCTGTGCTATTAATTCAGGTAATTTTCTCCAATCAACAAACGGATGCTGTATTATCTGTTCTTTGTATTCATTTAGTTCTCCCGGCAGCTCTAATTCTCCGACTATATGCAGCTTCAAATGATGATATGTCTTCATAAGTTCTATTATCACTGGCATAATCATATTAAAATCATCATTATGCGTAATACTGCCGCTAAAATAACCGATGTGAATATGATCTAACTCTTTTTTGCTTTGTAAAGCCTTATCAGAAAGCTTTTCCATCTCTTCCGATGCAGTATTACGATTTATCAAAACCTCCGGAACGTAATGTAGCATTTCTTGTTGTAAATGTGTCGTCGTTGTAATTCCAGCATCACACAATCTGAGTAAATGTCCCATCTCCATTACATTCTGATTATAAGCTTTCCTATCTTCTGATTTCATTGTATCCAAATATGGAATCATATCCGTATACTTTGTATCAATTACTAAATCATCAATATCATATAAAACAACTTTGTTCAATTTCTTTGCAAGTTTTATAAATTCTCCTATTTGTTCATTATACGGACACCGAAAAAAAATGAAGCCTCTATATAACCTTACCATATCCATTGATAAATGTTGATAGAAGACTTCATTACTCGAAATATTATAATAAGTCAACTGTTCTCTCTGATGTGATACCCTATAACGAGCAGGGTGTGGCACTTCTGGTCCACACCCATTTATAAACAACACATCCTGGAATACTTGACTTGTTTTCAATTTCTTTTCAATATTTTTTGTTTTTATATAAGAACGTGCCTTTTTTCCAACTGATGCAATTCCCTCATCTTTTAGTGTCTTTGTAACTTTCCTTAATATTTCCTGCATATTAGATATCCCTCATTATTTAAATAATCTATACAATAATTTCATGAATGCAACGATATAAATCACAAATATCATTACTACAAAGAAAGTTTCCAAATCGAATCTATCCGTCAGCGTTTTTAAAATCATCGTTCCGTCTATTTTTTCCCCATCAACATAAAAAGCTGTATTAGATTCTTCTTGTTTCTCAAACGAGAACTGCACTGCGCTTTCATTATCTTCTGCATTCTGTGTCAAGGATAAGCGATATTGCTTTCCATTACAATTCTCAATCGTATCAAAAGGTAATTCATAAAATCGACTTTTTAACGCCTTTTTAGCATTTATCTCACCTTCAGCCACAACTTCATTTGTATCTACTTCTTCTAATGTATAATTAAGAGACACTTTACTAATATCTCCACTTTCTGCACCCTTTACACGGATTCCATCTAAAGTATCCTCATTTACTTCAAATTCCTGTTCTAATATAGCATTCTTACTTTCCGTAACTGTTCCATATGCACTTGGGTCTATTGTTTTATCATAAATCGCATGAGGCTTTGCTATGTGCGCATATAAAAACACCAGTGCAATCACTACTATACTTTCTAATACTCTTATAACTTTTTTCTTCATCTTTTTACCTCTGATTAAGAATTTCTATATTCCTCTGCAATTTCTTTGGCATCACCAAATGCTTTGACAACCCCTTTTTCTAACCACACAATTTTATTACATAACTTTTCTACCTGATTAATATTATGCGAAACAAAAAGAATTGTCGTTTCTCCATTCATCATCTTCTGTATACGTTGTTCGCATTTCTCTTGGAATCGAAAGTCCCCAACAGAAAGCACTTCGTCTACAATAAGAATATCCGGCGTTCCGATTGTTGCAATCGCAAATGCCAATCTTGAAACCATACCAGAAGAGAAATTCTTTACTGGTACATCCATAAAATCTTTTAACTCCGAAAATTCTACTATATCATCATAATATTCCTGCATCTGTTTACGTGAATATCCTAAAAGTGCTCCATTAAGAAATACATTTTCACGTGCTGTCAAATCCATATCGAATCCAGCTCCCAATTCAATCAACGGAGCAATTGAGCCATTTACAGTGACACTTCCTTTCGTCGGTTTTAACACTCCGGCAATCGTTTTCAACATTGTACTTTTTCCACTACCGTTTAAACCGATTAATCCCAATGCATCCCCTTTTCTTAACTCAAACGATACATCTTTTAATGCCCAGAATTCATCATATGACACCTGTTTTTTAATACTTTTTATCACGTACTCTTTAAAACTATCAAACTTCTCAGATGACAAACTGAATTTCATATACACATGATCTGCTTGAATCATTATTGGTTTTTCCATATTTTTCTCCTAATATTATATATTTAAAATAAATTGATCCTGATTTTTATAGAATACATATAATCCAATTCCCAATGCCAGCACAGTTTCAATCAGAGCTATAATAATCCCAGAAATACTTGGCAAATTTCCGTTTAGCATAACATCACGGAACATAATCAATATATTTGTAACTGGATTAGCTCTAACAATCGGCGATAACCATTTTGGAAGGATTGACATTGGATAAATAACTGGTGTCAAATACATCAACGCTGTTGTAAATACAGAATACAAATGCATGATATCTCTAAATCTTACAGTTATTGCTGCTAATATCAAGCCTATTCCTAATGAAAATGCAACTAAAAACAGCAATGGAATTGGTGATAAAATAACTGTCCAATGCATCTCAACACGCATAGCCAGCATTACGAGCATTAATGCAGTAAATGAAGCCATCAAATTAATAAAACTTGAAAAGACTCTTGACAAAACAAAAAGATATTTTGGTACATATATCTTCTTTATCAGTGAAGAGTTACTTATAATTGCTCCCATTGATGTTGTTGTCGTATCATTAAAAAAATTAAAAATCACCTGTCCACTTAGCAAGTACAACGGAAAATTTTCAATATCAAACTTAAAAAGATTTGAAAAAACTACCGATAATACAATCATCATAAACAATGGGTTTAATAGTGTCCACAGAACTCCTAATGCAGAACGTCTGTATTTAATCTTAATATCTCGTGCAACCAACTCTCGTAATAGTGGCTGGAATTTTACAAAATTTTGTATATATTGAGTCACGCTCATACCTCCATCATCCATTATTTTTCTATACATTTTTATACAAGAAAAAGGCGTTATATCACATACATAACAACCATTTGTAGTATAACACCTTTTTCTATATTTGACAAGTTACCCATCATTGTCTTTCATTGTCTTTCATTCTCTTCTCATACAACGCCATCTCCTGAGTTAAATTTTTAATTCGGATTGACATTCTTGAAACTGCTATTGTCAATACGAAAATAATGATCAACGCAAAGCAAAATCCTAAGAAGAACAACATATTACTCGGAACTTCTATTCCCATAAATTTGGCAAGTCCCATCATTACATCTGGGAACAAATCTAAGATCAACGTACCAAATCCTACCAAAAGCCATGCAAGTGCATATCTTAACTCAAGTGCTTTTTTTCTGATCATATTTATAATCACACACAATGCCAGCACAATCACGATTGCTACAATTACCTGAATTCGAATATTCATCATCTCACCTCTTACTTTCTAATTCGCTCAATTAAAATTGCTAAGGTTACCTTTATCATATAATAAACTGACTTTTTCGGCGATATGGAAGAAACTCCACCTTCACGAGCTTTCATAATAACAGGAATTTCTTCAACATTCTTTTTCTGTCTCAAAATTGCAACCACACTTTCAGGTTCCGGATAATCTTTCGGGTAATCATATGCAAATATTTTCATAACGTCACGATTAACCATTCTCAATCCTGATGTTGGATCTGTAATTTTCTTTCCGGTCAGCAACTGAATAAGCACTGTAAAATATTTGATACCCATTCTTCTTGCTCCGGATGACTGAAAGCCTTCTTTATTAATAAAACGAGAACCAATTACCATATCCAGTCCATGTTCTTCAAGATAATCTGCCATTGTTGCCAAAAACTTTGGATCATGCTGACCATCTCCGTCCACCTGCACAGCCATATCATAGCCTTCTTCATAACCATATCGATAGCCTGTTTGCACGGCCCCGCCAATTCCCAGATTAATTGGTAAGTCTATATAATTATAACCATTCTTTTCACAAATTTTTTTCGTATCATCCGTAGAACAATCATTTATAATTACATAATCAAATTCCGGAGCATTTTCCTGAATCATTTTAATTGTTTTTTCAATATTTGCACTTTCATTATATGCCGGTATAATAATTAGCTTTTTCATACATACTCCTTAGTCTATATTATTTGATTGCTGGCTTTTTGAATATAATTTTATCAATATCTTTGCAATCCATTTTGGCCAAAATCTACAATACATCTCATAATCTTCCGTGCTTCTTGCATTATCTCCTATGATAATTGATGTTTCTGACTCTTCATGAATACGATGCCCCATTTGAATTGTTGCGTCATAAGCAAACGTACCTTTTAATCTTGAGAGTCTTTCCCAGGCTTCCCAATCTTCGCAAGAACGGAAATGTACTGTGAAAACAGGATTAGGAAGATTCTCCACTGCAAATGTAACAGATGGACAACAAATTCCACATCCAAATGCCAAACTACGTCTTCTGATAAAGCGGCTAGTTTGAAATTTCTTTACTTTTAAAGGTGACAATAACATCCTCTTTACTTTTAACAATTGATTATTTTCAACCTTTTCCCCATTTCTAATTTCACAGTAATCCGAAAAATAAATCAATGGTTTTTTTGCAGATTCTAACATATTCACAGCATGCTCTGCATACTCTGGAAAATACACATCATCTTGATGAGCGATTGTTATATATGGTGTTCTACATTGTGCATATCCAAAATTCCAGTCTTGAACGATTCCTCCCTCTCCTTCATTCACATTCAATGGTATCTCATATTTTTCTGCGAGTTCTCGAATATAATTATTCGGTGTAGATGTTATCATAATAATATTTGATTTTACAGTTTGTTGCTTTAATGAAAGAATGCATTCTTCCAAATAAGCACTTTCTTTATATGCACATATTACAAATGTATGCTTCGCACTCATATCTCCCATTTTTCGATTCCTCTTCTAATTATTCTTTATCTATAGTAGTATACTTCGTCTTACTTTTTCTGTCAATTATAGCCATTTTTCTATTAATACTATTTTCTTTCAGAATGTTAAAGCGGCATGGCAAAATCTATACCACACCGCTTTTGTAAAACTTATGTCCTTATTTCTGAAGTTTATTAATCAATGCCATAATTGCCTCTGGCGAATCAAAATTTTCAGGAACAACCTCGCCTACTGGGATTGTCACATCAAATTCATCTGAGATATCCGAAATCAGATTTAAAATTTTAAGTGAATCCAAATCTCCACTCTCCACCAAATCTGTTCTTCCTTCAAACTGTACTCCCGGTACTAAATCGCTTAAAATTTCCAATAATGTTTCCATAAAATATTTCTTCTCCTCTTTTTTAATCTTTTTATTTTACAGGTTTCTCTCTAATTTAATGCTTCGTCACCAAATACAATATCACCAAACACTTTTGAAAATGCTTTGGCGCTATCACCATTCATATGCCCATCATAATCTACATAATTTGCCAGCTCATGATTATAACTTTTATAATATTCTCTGTTGAAGTTATAATATTCTACACCCTTTTCACGAAAATACTCTGAAAAATAATCCCATGCATCACGATAACTTTCCTCTTCTTGAACTAACATTGTTGCTGCTAAAGGCATTGTCGTCGCAATAAACTCAATATCATTCTCTTTACATAATCGAATCAACTTATCCAAATATTCCATATTAGTTGCTTTCACTTCATCCTTTGAAAACAAGGTTGGTGAATATGATGGGAAATTCTCTATCGCCACCGGATATTTCTCAATAAATCCATTTTCATGATATTCCTGTGCTTGTCCTTTCAAATATGATACATCATAATTATTTGTCATTTTCTGATAAACTGTATCCTTTATTTTAGAAAGCTCATATTGCAATGAATACTCATGAAATGCAAATAAAGGTGAACGGAAATCACAATCTAACATTGTATTTGCATAATATTCTGCTTTTGTAATAGACATTGGAAATTCATGATAAAATAATAAATAATTATTTCCTTTTTCTTTTTCCGTTGTAAAATATCCCGGAGACAATTCAAATATAATTGTTTTAGGGTGTTGTTTTTCAATAACAAGCTTTGTCAAATAATATGCATCAACTGGATATTCTCCTCCAACACACAAATTATGTCCTGTCCTTTTTGTTCCTTCCAGCATACTATCCGGATCTAAATCTGACATTCCATTCGATGTTCCTAGTATAACAACATCTTTCTGCTCATTTGTAACTGTATGAATATCATTTCTTACAAATGTACATGGATACAATAAAATATCCATTGCTTTGATCACTAATGCACAAATCAACAGACATATAACTAGTTTAATTCCTTTTTTAAAACTGTGCATAGATGAACCCCCTAGCTACTGACATTGGACTAAACAGCGGAATACTGATAAGCAAAAGAATACATATTAGAAATTCCAAAGCTATTGGCGTTTTCGCTGCTGCTTCTTCCATATTTATGCCTTTTTCTTTTAATACACTCACAATAAACCAAATAACACATCCTATAAATAATGTTAATAATGCATACGGTGTATATTCTACTCCGAGTTTTCCGGATGATATCATTAAAAATTGTGATGGTTGAAAACTCGTAACAGAATATTTCATCATTTTCAACGCTTCTCCAACTGAGCTAACACAATCGAAATATTGTCCAAGATTAAACAGTATAAACGTCCTGAGTATCATAAACAGATGATATCCTTTGCTTTGATCTTTAATGTGTAGTTTCGTTTTCCATACTTTATATGTGTCTGCCATGAATCCACTTGTTGCAATAATTACTCCGTTATAAAAACCCCATCCTATATTATTCCAGCTAGGACCATGCCATAAACCAACAAGTACAAATACTATCAAATCTGAAACAGCAATCGTCACGAATCTTCCTTTTTTTCGTCCCCATTTGACTTTCGCCTTTTTTTGAAGTTTGCACATTGCTTTTGACAAAGTTAGTGGATAAAACACATAATCTTTCATCCATGTTCCAAGTGATATATGCCATCTTCTCCAAAAGTCACTAATCGAAACAGAAAACAATGGCTGACGAAAGTTTTCATCTAGTCGAATTCCAAACATTGCAGCTACGCCTAATACAATATCTATACCTCCTGCGAAATCACCATACAGCTCTATTGTGTATAGCAACACACCAAATACCGCAATTCCTGAATATTGCTCTGGATTAGAAAAAATTGCAATTCGATATACCGAAGCCCATTCTGCTACAATCATCTTTTTGAACAATCCCCATACAATTCTTTCAACACCATACTTTATCTGATGTAACTCAAATTTATGTGAGCTTGTCAATTGGTCCGCAAGCCTTCCATATCTTCCTATTGGTCCTTGTACAAGTTGTGGGAAGAATGAAACAAATAATGCATATTTACCCAAATTTGTTTCTGCTTCTGCTCTCCCCCAATATACATCTAACAAATATCCCAGCGTTTGGAATGTGTAATAAGAAATTCCAAGTGGTAAAATCATATGAAACAGATTGATATGACTATTTGTTATTGCATTAATATTTAGAATCAAAAAATTGGAATATTTCAAAAATGCTAACATTCCTAAGTCCAATACTATTCCAAATATAACAATTCTTTTTTTCTTTTTTACATCTACTTTTTCTTCTACTTGAATATTATCAATATGTTTTATCCATAAAGCACAACCATATGTCACAAGAGTTGAAAATAGTAGAAAAAATACTGCCGGTATGCTAATTATCATATAATAACAATAACTGCATATTAATAAAACAACCCATTGTAAACGCTTTGGGACTATATAATAAATACATAGTCCCATTGCGGTAAACAGGAAAAACAAATTCGATGTTAACGACATTTTTCCATTCCCCTCTTATTTAATATGTCAATCCATCTCCAATGCAGCCGTCATCAGAAGATGATGTGTCTGCTGATGGTGTTGGTGCTGGTGCTGGTGTCGGTTCTGTATATGTTTGTGAACCCCAATCTGATGATTCTGTATATGTTGATTGATTCGTTTGCTCCTGAGCTGCAGCAGCCTCTGCCTGTGCTGCGGCTTCTGCTTGAGCCTGTGCTGCGGCCTCTGCCTGTGCCTGTGCTGCGGCTTCTGCTTCCGCTTTTGCTTTTTCATCTTGCTCTTTTTGAGCTTTTGTAGCCAATTCGGCATCTAATGTACTAACCTCTGCTCCATCTTTCTCATATGTCAGATAAGCCACACCATCCTGAATTTTAATTTCTCCTTTTTCCATATCATCAAATGGAAATGCATGCAATTCAACAATTGTCTTATCTGCCAATGTTAATTGTATAGTATATTCTACCGGCAATACTTTTCCACTTTCTGTCGCGGTTTCCTTAGCAGCATCTTCTGATGGCTTATAATACAAAACTCTTGTCTCATCTTTCTTGTAAGTATCTGCCTCTTTCAAAAAACTATCTGGATAATTTTCCTCTGAAGAAGATTTTACACTAACAGAAACAATATCCTGACCTGTTTCATTTTTAAGAGTTACTTTATAAGCATCTTTATCCTCTTCTCCTATTGTTTTGTATTCTTCTTTTTCTGTTTTTGTTGTAGCAGTTGTCTCTTTTTTTGTATCTGTTGTATTTTTATTTCCACATCCTGTAACTGCTGTAATTGCTAACATTCCTACTAAAAATATTGTTAATACTTTACGTTTCATTTGTATCTTTTCCTCTGTTTTCTTCTATTTTTTAACTTTCATAGTGATAATTTGTGTATACCCATGTACCGGAAGTCCTGTATCTGAACTGATATCCATTACGCCCCGTCTCATATTGAAAATCTGTATCATATACATAGGTTACTCCATTGATATCAATTTCTACCCATGCATGATCAACCATTCCACCTCCAGCTCTTGGAACATAACCATATACATATCTTGCATTATAGCCCAGTCCCTTTGCTAACTGATAAAAAGTTGCTGCATAAGTACGACAATCTCCTATTTGCTGCTCTAATCCGTACAGTGCAAACCACTGTGGATTTGTATAACCAGTTCCTGGATTATTTCCAAGCGTACGGTATTTGATATTATTAACGCACCACATAAAACAACTATACAAATTCCGTCCTACCTGATTATATACATTTTGGATTCCATTATTAATACGCATCTGTTGTGGTGTCATCGTTATATAATAATTACTATTACTTCCTGGTACCATTGCTCCCTTCGGAACAATTTTCACTTGAATAGCCTGCAATTTGTTTCCAAGTTTTGTAGTTCCGGCTTCCTGACCATTCTTTGCCCAGCCAAGCCATCCATAATTTGACACATGAGTGCGGTAATAGATATCTGCATATTGTGCCAACTCACCCGTCAAACGAATTTGAACCGCTTCTGCCTGATTTTTTCCGTCTCCAGCTATTTCTCCATTATTTTTCCAGTCCATCCAGCCAACATTACTTACATGCAAACGATATTCAATTGTTCCATTAAATACATTTTTTCCCGTAGAATCAGATGTACTCATAGTCAGCTGCTGAATTGCTTTATTTTCTCCTGTTGTTCCTGCAGTCTGCCCATTTGTTTTTGTAGTCTGCCAACCAGATTTTTCAACATTTGCCGCAAAATTAATTTCACCTATATTTTCTGTTGCCAGATAGCTCCTTGCTGTTGTATCTGGTACGTTTGTATCATTTTTTTCATAAAGTTTGATTTCAATAGCCTCTACTCCCGCATTGTAGCCGACAGTTCCAGCTGTCTCTCCATTTTTCGTCCAGCCAAGCCAGCCAAATCTTGCACTATGAACGCGATAATAGATATCATATTTTTCTTCCAGTTCACCTGACAAACGAACTTTTATGGCCTCGACTTTTTTGTTTTTCCCTGTTGTTCCGGATGTCTCTCCATCCGCAACTTCATCCTGCCAGCCAATATCCTGTACATGGGTCTGATAAATAACAGACCCATTCAGCCCATTTTGTCTTCCCCAGTCAGTAACTTTAATGTTTAGAGCTTCTACACTCAAATTTCTTCCTGTCGTTCCGGCTGTTTTTCCATCATACACATTTGATTGCCAACCAATATTTTGTACATGGGCTTTATAAATAATTGCGCCTAAATTATCTTGCGAAATATAACTTCTGCTGCTTTGTTCTGGTTTATCTGTTGCATCTTTTGCATATAATTTTACTTCAATTGCCTGTGCTCCCAAGTTAAGTCCTATAGTACCTGCCTGTTCACCATTTTTTGCCCAGCCTAACCAACCATACTCTGCTGAATGAACACGATAATAGATATCATATGCTTGTGCCAACTCTCCTGTCAGGCTTATTTTTAACGCTTCTATTTTCTTATTTCTTCCTGTTGTTCCGGCTGTACCCCAATCAGAAACTGCATTCTGCCAACCAATATCCTGTACATGGGCTTCGTAACTAATAGAGCCTGACATATTTTTTCTTCCGGCATTTGTCACTTTTAACTGAAGTGCTTCCAAATTCAGGTTTCTCCCAGTTGTCCCGGCTGTTGCTCCATCATAAACTTTATCTTGCCAACCAATGTTTTGTACATGAGTCTTATACATTAACAAACCACGTGTCTCTTCTGACAAAAAGCTGCATTCTGTCTGCGCCGGCTTGTCCTCTGCAGTTTTATTATATAATTTAATTTCAATTGCCTGTACAGCATATGCATATCCAGCAGTTCCGGCGTCTTCACCATTCTTCGCCCAGCCAAGCCAACCAACATTTGTAGCATGAACACGATAATATATGTCATACTGTTCTTTTAAATCTCCTGTAAGATTCATTCTAATTGCTTCTATCGGAAGATTCTTTTCTTCAATACCCGCTGTTTCTCCATCTTTTACAGCGTCCTGCCAGCCAATATTTTGCACATGTGCACTGTACTCAACCCCACCTGTCACATTTGTTTGATTATCTATTTTTATCTGCAGTGCTCTCATTGCACGATTCTGCCCTGTCGTTCCGGCCATTTCTCCATTTTGTTTTTCTTCCTGCCAGAATCCACCATGTAAATATGCACGATATTTTAATTGAATCTGCTCGCCATTTTCTGCAACAGCCTCTGGTTCTTTCTGTATATCCTGAACAGTTGTTGGTGCTACGTTTTCTTGTACATCCTCCTGCTCTAATATTTCCTGTTGTTTTTCCTCTTTAATTGTACTGTCTTCACTACTATTTTCAGAAGCTTGTGACTCACTTTCTCCATTATTTTCAGTCTGATCAATAGAACCATTTTCTTGTGTTTGTACAATTTCGTTTTCCTCTGCAAGCACTGTTAATGGGCTTGACATCAACATAATAGAACTGAGTAGAAGTACTCCCACACTTTTTATATTTTTCTTCATGTATTTTCCTCTTTCCTCTTAGACACCATTCGCTTTATGCTATACTAATTCTTTCAGTTTTGCCCTGTCTATTTTTCCATTCGCATTATGTGGCATTACTTTCATATATACAACTTTTCCAGGAATCATATAATGAGGAACTCTGGTTGCCAATGTGTCTGTAATTTTTTTTGTTTCCATTTCTATCCCATCATAAAAGAATACTATTTTTTTTCTTTTCGTATTATACATACATGCACAATCACGAATTCCTTCTATTGCATTCCCGGCAGATTCAATCTCACCTAACTCAATGCGGTATCCCATATGTTTAATTTGAAAGTCTTTTCTGGAAATATAAATCAGGTTACCAGTTTCATCATATCGGACTAAATCTCCAGTATGATATATGCGTTCTGGATAACGTTGATGTAACGGATTCTGCACAAATGCCAACTTTGTTCTTTCTGGATTATTATAGTATCCTAATGCCAGACAAGAGCCTCTCATGCATAATTCTCCAACTTCACCATACTCAACTTCTTTACCTTCTTCGCTCAAAAGAAGTGCCTGCGAATTAGCTATTGGAACACCTATTGGTAATGGCTGTCCCTCTGGCTCATTCCCTTTTCTTATATATGCCGTACACACAAACGTTTCTGTTGGTCCATACAGGTTTGCATACACAGCGTCTGGTAAATATTTGACCCAGTAATCTAATTGTTTTCTTTGTAATACCTCTCCTGCAAACATAATTTGTTTTAAATATTGAGGAACTACTACATCAAATGTCTGAAGATTTGCAACAATCGCCATTGCGGATGGAACCCATAAAAATGTAGATATCCTTTTTTCATTCATATATTCAATTAATCGGACGGGAAATCCAAAAAAACTTTGTGGTATAATAACCATTTTAGCGCCAAAATAAATTGCTCCATAAATATCATGTATTGATACATCAAAATAAAATGGTGCTTGATTTCCAAAAACTGATGTACTATCAATTTCAAAGTTCTGCTCTAACCATTGCATATAATTT
This Ruminococcus hominis DNA region includes the following protein-coding sequences:
- a CDS encoding glycosyltransferase, whose protein sequence is MQEILRKVTKTLKDEGIASVGKKARSYIKTKNIEKKLKTSQVFQDVLFINGCGPEVPHPARYRVSHQREQLTYYNISSNEVFYQHLSMDMVRLYRGFIFFRCPYNEQIGEFIKLAKKLNKVVLYDIDDLVIDTKYTDMIPYLDTMKSEDRKAYNQNVMEMGHLLRLCDAGITTTTHLQQEMLHYVPEVLINRNTASEEMEKLSDKALQSKKELDHIHIGYFSGSITHNDDFNMIMPVIIELMKTYHHLKLHIVGELELPGELNEYKEQIIQHPFVDWRKLPELIAQVDINLAPLTDTLFNAAKSENKWMEAALVQVPTIASNLGAFEECIESGETGILCSSVEDWKEALVDLIENPDKRNRIARNAWYVCRERWLAYKTGYKLAEFLKKKFHKNIIFVLPSLEISGGVMVTLNHAAIMQKRGYDVSVAYLNAKENWCTVKAQKIPVLHANEGVLEGSIDAAVATMWTTVQILNRNSKIKNKYYLVQNYETNFYQSGDPLRIQANRTYSENENIKYLTISKWCESWLKTEFGKTCKYAPNGIEFDRFHDTAEERTLSGKIRILIEGDCASYYKNVDESFEIVNKLEKEKFEIWYMSYNAQPKEWYRVDKFFHKVPYAKVAQIYRECDILIKTSVLESFSYPPLEMMATGGLVLAVPNGGNVEYLEDGKNCLLYEQGDIEQAVSKINQLCTEKELRHKLYIEGLKTAKERDWNNIESAIESLYMEES
- a CDS encoding ABC transporter ATP-binding protein, with the protein product MEKPIMIQADHVYMKFSLSSEKFDSFKEYVIKSIKKQVSYDEFWALKDVSFELRKGDALGLIGLNGSGKSTMLKTIAGVLKPTKGSVTVNGSIAPLIELGAGFDMDLTARENVFLNGALLGYSRKQMQEYYDDIVEFSELKDFMDVPVKNFSSGMVSRLAFAIATIGTPDILIVDEVLSVGDFRFQEKCEQRIQKMMNGETTILFVSHNINQVEKLCNKIVWLEKGVVKAFGDAKEIAEEYRNS
- a CDS encoding ABC transporter permease produces the protein MSVTQYIQNFVKFQPLLRELVARDIKIKYRRSALGVLWTLLNPLFMMIVLSVVFSNLFKFDIENFPLYLLSGQVIFNFFNDTTTTSMGAIISNSSLIKKIYVPKYLFVLSRVFSSFINLMASFTALMLVMLAMRVEMHWTVILSPIPLLFLVAFSLGIGLILAAITVRFRDIMHLYSVFTTALMYLTPVIYPMSILPKWLSPIVRANPVTNILIMFRDVMLNGNLPSISGIIIALIETVLALGIGLYVFYKNQDQFILNI
- a CDS encoding DUF2304 domain-containing protein, yielding MMNIRIQVIVAIVIVLALCVIINMIRKKALELRYALAWLLVGFGTLILDLFPDVMMGLAKFMGIEVPSNMLFFLGFCFALIIIFVLTIAVSRMSIRIKNLTQEMALYEKRMKDNERQ
- a CDS encoding glycosyltransferase family 2 protein; the protein is MKKLIIIPAYNESANIEKTIKMIQENAPEFDYVIINDCSTDDTKKICEKNGYNYIDLPINLGIGGAVQTGYRYGYEEGYDMAVQVDGDGQHDPKFLATMADYLEEHGLDMVIGSRFINKEGFQSSGARRMGIKYFTVLIQLLTGKKITDPTSGLRMVNRDVMKIFAYDYPKDYPEPESVVAILRQKKNVEEIPVIMKAREGGVSSISPKKSVYYMIKVTLAILIERIRK
- a CDS encoding glycosyltransferase family 2 protein, which translates into the protein MGDMSAKHTFVICAYKESAYLEECILSLKQQTVKSNIIMITSTPNNYIRELAEKYEIPLNVNEGEGGIVQDWNFGYAQCRTPYITIAHQDDVYFPEYAEHAVNMLESAKKPLIYFSDYCEIRNGEKVENNQLLKVKRMLLSPLKVKKFQTSRFIRRRSLAFGCGICCPSVTFAVENLPNPVFTVHFRSCEDWEAWERLSRLKGTFAYDATIQMGHRIHEESETSIIIGDNARSTEDYEMYCRFWPKWIAKILIKLYSKSQQSNNID
- a CDS encoding acyl carrier protein produces the protein METLLEILSDLVPGVQFEGRTDLVESGDLDSLKILNLISDISDEFDVTIPVGEVVPENFDSPEAIMALINKLQK
- a CDS encoding MBOAT family O-acyltransferase, which translates into the protein MIISIPAVFFLLFSTLVTYGCALWIKHIDNIQVEEKVDVKKKKRIVIFGIVLDLGMLAFLKYSNFLILNINAITNSHINLFHMILPLGISYYTFQTLGYLLDVYWGRAEAETNLGKYALFVSFFPQLVQGPIGRYGRLADQLTSSHKFELHQIKYGVERIVWGLFKKMIVAEWASVYRIAIFSNPEQYSGIAVFGVLLYTIELYGDFAGGIDIVLGVAAMFGIRLDENFRQPLFSVSISDFWRRWHISLGTWMKDYVFYPLTLSKAMCKLQKKAKVKWGRKKGRFVTIAVSDLIVFVLVGLWHGPSWNNIGWGFYNGVIIATSGFMADTYKVWKTKLHIKDQSKGYHLFMILRTFILFNLGQYFDCVSSVGEALKMMKYSVTSFQPSQFLMISSGKLGVEYTPYALLTLFIGCVIWFIVSVLKEKGINMEEAAAKTPIALEFLICILLLISIPLFSPMSVARGFIYAQF